The Allorhodopirellula heiligendammensis genome includes a window with the following:
- a CDS encoding PSD1 and planctomycete cytochrome C domain-containing protein produces the protein MMITNLLPVRSAGLACALIVVLGLIGGADAADRGAVEKLKYFESHVRPLLARHCLGCHGDEQQEGELRLDSLAAILKGGESEETVIVPGNPAESVLISAVRYESYEMPPQGQLAESDIEVLENWIEMGAPWPGDDDTMIVRRDSDRLTEDDRQWWAIQPVVDPEVPEAGDPWARNEIDRFVAAKLELAGLAPSRPADRYELVRRAYYDLHGLPPSPEQVDAFVNDDREDAWPRLIEDLLDSPRYGERWAQHWLDVVRYAESDGYNEDAFRPEASEFRDYVVRSINNDKPYDQFVREQLAGDEINPDDPNVFIATAFLRLGVYEWNQRNATMHWDLIINEITRVTGEAFLGIGIGCAQCHDHKFDPILQKDYFALQAFFSSVAWPMDRPLATGDEIAEFQARQQAWEQATDEIRGEMSSLTQAAFDKDQQYIVEQFPADIQAIYYKPKSEQTTYEKQLAYLVERQADRAGSRFNFLGALQQEPEKLARYQELQEELKKFDAMKPQPLPTAFVANDMGPDPAPTYLRTRTSERIIEPAFLTLLGQQPDIEPTPTSTGRRTALANWITDERNPLSTRVIVNRVWQRHFGTGIVPTPNDFGTLGESPSHPELLDWLTQRFLDGDWKLKPLHRLIMTSAVYQQTSKREPTPVASQVDPTNRLLWRFSPQRLDAEQVRDAMLAISGELQPRDGGVAVSGSTPYRSVYVKKLRNRPDEMLCGFDAPLGFESAPNRIATTTPIQSLLLVNGEWTLQRSQAFAKRLLARKQHLDESDIRTAYRLVFNREANAEEVDAALAFLREQPTAIAAPTVENKYPDETGLRPITQHFAEVRDLGLGTKALWIQPGSRFERLQPTITDDLADEFTIEAVTTLDRFYSDASVSTLLSRWNGSTKTAGWNLGVTSEKSAYQPGNLIVQLIGRNFQDEPTYEVVASGLRFPRDKPVYIAAVISATTSVDNPTSGSVTFYMQDLSDPAAELQTATVETSVVGEIQNPALKFVAGGRDASGHLWDGQLARLSLHRGALSRAQLLVGNSPEATGHVLDWTFCGDDGDRPVPHAAWLQSKTKEVPVSVSTPAFRAVTDFCQALFNSNEFLYLH, from the coding sequence TGATTTCCGCTGTCCGCTACGAGTCTTATGAAATGCCACCGCAGGGGCAACTCGCTGAAAGTGACATTGAGGTACTCGAGAATTGGATTGAAATGGGAGCACCTTGGCCGGGCGACGACGACACGATGATCGTTCGGCGCGATAGCGATCGGTTGACCGAGGACGATCGTCAGTGGTGGGCGATTCAGCCTGTTGTTGATCCTGAGGTGCCTGAGGCGGGTGATCCATGGGCGCGTAACGAAATCGACCGATTTGTTGCTGCCAAATTGGAATTGGCTGGTCTCGCGCCATCGCGGCCTGCGGATCGATATGAATTAGTGCGGCGAGCGTATTATGATTTGCACGGTTTACCCCCATCGCCCGAGCAGGTTGATGCGTTTGTCAACGATGACCGCGAGGATGCGTGGCCCCGACTCATCGAAGATTTGCTGGACAGCCCACGCTACGGTGAACGTTGGGCGCAGCATTGGCTCGACGTGGTCCGTTATGCCGAGAGCGATGGTTACAACGAAGACGCCTTTCGGCCCGAGGCGAGCGAGTTTCGTGACTATGTCGTGCGTTCGATCAACAATGACAAGCCCTATGATCAATTCGTGCGCGAACAGTTGGCTGGTGACGAAATCAATCCCGACGACCCCAATGTCTTCATCGCGACGGCATTTCTGCGTCTGGGGGTTTACGAATGGAATCAGCGCAACGCGACGATGCACTGGGATTTGATCATTAACGAGATCACACGCGTTACCGGCGAAGCATTTCTGGGTATTGGCATTGGCTGTGCCCAGTGTCACGACCACAAGTTCGATCCGATTTTGCAGAAGGATTATTTTGCGTTGCAGGCATTTTTCTCGTCTGTGGCTTGGCCGATGGATCGGCCACTGGCGACCGGCGACGAGATCGCCGAGTTCCAAGCGAGGCAACAAGCGTGGGAGCAGGCGACCGATGAAATTCGAGGAGAAATGAGCTCGCTCACGCAAGCGGCATTCGACAAGGACCAGCAGTACATTGTTGAGCAGTTTCCAGCGGACATTCAAGCGATTTACTACAAGCCAAAATCCGAGCAGACGACCTACGAGAAACAGCTGGCATACCTCGTCGAGCGTCAAGCGGATCGCGCGGGATCGCGGTTCAACTTTCTTGGGGCACTGCAGCAGGAGCCCGAGAAACTCGCCCGATATCAGGAACTTCAGGAGGAGTTAAAGAAATTTGATGCAATGAAGCCGCAGCCGTTGCCCACCGCATTTGTGGCGAATGACATGGGGCCTGATCCGGCCCCGACGTATCTGCGGACACGCACCAGCGAGCGAATCATCGAACCAGCCTTCCTGACCCTGCTCGGCCAACAGCCGGATATCGAACCGACACCGACCAGTACCGGTCGCCGCACAGCGTTAGCGAATTGGATCACCGACGAGCGCAATCCACTGTCGACGCGAGTCATCGTCAACCGCGTCTGGCAACGTCATTTCGGTACCGGCATCGTACCCACGCCCAACGACTTCGGAACACTCGGAGAATCGCCGAGTCATCCGGAGTTGCTCGACTGGTTAACACAGCGGTTTCTTGATGGCGACTGGAAGCTCAAACCGCTGCACCGATTAATCATGACGAGCGCTGTCTACCAGCAGACTTCAAAACGCGAACCCACGCCCGTTGCCAGTCAGGTCGATCCGACGAACCGATTGCTATGGCGATTTTCACCGCAGCGACTTGATGCCGAGCAGGTGCGAGATGCCATGCTGGCAATTTCGGGCGAGCTGCAGCCGCGTGATGGCGGCGTTGCAGTCAGCGGTTCAACGCCTTATCGCAGCGTGTACGTGAAGAAATTGCGGAATCGTCCCGATGAGATGCTATGTGGATTTGACGCGCCACTTGGATTTGAGTCGGCTCCCAACCGCATCGCGACGACGACGCCCATTCAATCGCTGCTCTTAGTCAATGGTGAGTGGACGTTGCAGCGTTCCCAAGCCTTTGCAAAGCGGTTGCTCGCTCGCAAACAGCATTTGGACGAGAGCGATATCCGCACCGCATATCGTTTGGTGTTTAACCGCGAGGCAAACGCGGAGGAGGTGGACGCGGCGTTGGCATTTCTCCGAGAGCAGCCCACTGCGATTGCTGCTCCCACTGTGGAAAATAAGTATCCTGATGAAACGGGATTGCGTCCGATCACTCAGCATTTTGCAGAGGTGCGTGACCTTGGGCTGGGGACCAAAGCGTTGTGGATTCAACCGGGAAGTCGGTTTGAGCGGCTACAGCCCACCATTACCGATGACTTGGCAGATGAATTCACTATCGAAGCGGTCACGACGCTGGATCGATTCTACTCCGACGCGAGCGTCAGCACGTTGCTCTCACGTTGGAATGGCAGTACGAAAACAGCTGGCTGGAACTTGGGAGTCACTAGTGAAAAGTCCGCCTATCAACCTGGGAATTTGATCGTCCAGCTCATCGGCAGGAACTTTCAAGACGAGCCCACCTACGAAGTCGTCGCGTCCGGCCTGCGTTTTCCGCGAGATAAACCGGTCTACATCGCGGCGGTCATTTCCGCAACCACGTCGGTAGACAATCCGACCAGCGGTTCGGTGACGTTTTACATGCAAGACCTATCCGACCCTGCCGCGGAGTTGCAAACCGCCACGGTGGAGACATCGGTCGTCGGCGAAATTCAGAATCCTGCGTTGAAGTTTGTCGCAGGAGGCCGCGATGCCAGTGGTCACCTGTGGGATGGGCAACTCGCTCGACTAAGTCTCCACCGCGGTGCCTTGTCTCGGGCTCAGTTGTTGGTAGGCAATTCGCCTGAGGCAACAGGTCACGTGCTTGACTGGACGTTTTGCGGTGACGACGGGGACCGTCCTGTACCGCATGCCGCATGGCTGCAGAGTAAGACGAAGGAAGTTCCTGTGAGCGTGTCCACCCCAGCATTTAGAGCCGTCACGGACTTCTGCCAAGCCCTCTTCAATTCCAACGAATTCCTTTATCTACACTGA
- a CDS encoding DUF1501 domain-containing protein — protein MSCNQVDYPNSRRDFLCHTGGGCGALAFAAMSGQSLIAGDASNPAATKIHDGLGRAKNVIWLFMEGGPSHLDLFDRKPAVNELAGQSLPESFPRPVTAMGEADSPILECKRKWAQHGESGLWISDWLPHHSSIADELCVIHSCVSDGINHAGGVCQMNTGAVFGGRPSLGSWVSYGLGEANENLPGFVVMKDSNSMVVNGARAWGAGFMPATYQGVLLETGVEPIRNLNNPKNVSAAEQQGKLDFINQLNRRHYVGRESSSDLEARIRSYELAARMQTTAPDAVDIDQEPAHIRQMYGLDQQETEVYGRQCLLARRMVERGVRFIQLYSGAGSKWDSHSNIEGNHSRLCRGVDQPISALITDLKQRGLLEDTLVIWGGEFGRTPMSEKGSGRDHNPTGFTMWMAGGGVKGGQTIGATDELGLYAVEDKLHVHDIHATTLALLGLDHTKVVYMNKGRPERVDLNEGHVHTGIVSGA, from the coding sequence ATGTCTTGTAATCAAGTAGATTATCCCAACTCACGACGCGACTTTCTGTGCCATACCGGAGGCGGATGTGGGGCGTTGGCGTTCGCAGCGATGAGCGGGCAATCTCTGATCGCCGGTGACGCCTCCAATCCGGCTGCTACCAAAATTCACGACGGGCTCGGTCGGGCCAAGAACGTCATCTGGTTGTTCATGGAAGGTGGACCCAGTCATTTGGATTTGTTTGATCGGAAGCCGGCTGTCAACGAGCTGGCGGGTCAGTCGTTGCCAGAGAGTTTTCCACGCCCAGTCACCGCGATGGGTGAAGCCGATTCACCGATTCTGGAATGCAAGCGGAAATGGGCTCAGCACGGTGAAAGTGGGTTGTGGATTTCCGATTGGTTACCGCATCACAGCAGCATCGCTGATGAGCTCTGTGTGATTCACTCATGCGTGTCCGATGGTATCAATCACGCCGGCGGCGTCTGTCAGATGAACACGGGTGCCGTTTTCGGTGGGCGACCTTCGCTGGGATCGTGGGTTTCGTATGGTCTGGGGGAAGCGAACGAGAACCTACCGGGCTTCGTGGTGATGAAGGATAGCAATTCGATGGTCGTCAATGGAGCCCGCGCCTGGGGCGCAGGGTTCATGCCAGCGACCTATCAAGGGGTACTGCTGGAGACTGGCGTTGAACCTATACGCAATCTCAATAACCCCAAGAATGTCTCCGCCGCAGAGCAGCAAGGCAAACTGGATTTTATCAATCAACTCAACCGGCGGCACTACGTCGGTCGAGAATCAAGCAGTGACTTGGAAGCACGTATTCGCAGCTACGAACTAGCCGCACGCATGCAAACGACTGCCCCCGACGCTGTGGACATTGATCAGGAGCCTGCGCACATTCGCCAGATGTACGGACTCGACCAACAAGAGACAGAGGTCTACGGGCGGCAATGCCTGCTCGCGCGGCGAATGGTCGAGCGTGGGGTGCGGTTCATCCAGTTGTATTCTGGAGCGGGCAGCAAGTGGGACAGCCACAGCAATATCGAAGGGAACCATTCCCGACTGTGCCGGGGCGTCGACCAACCCATCTCCGCGTTGATTACCGATCTGAAACAACGGGGGTTGCTCGAGGATACCTTAGTGATTTGGGGCGGTGAATTTGGGCGGACGCCGATGAGCGAAAAAGGATCCGGCCGTGATCACAACCCCACCGGTTTCACGATGTGGATGGCGGGCGGCGGCGTCAAAGGTGGTCAAACGATTGGCGCAACGGATGAACTGGGGCTGTACGCAGTCGAGGATAAATTGCACGTTCATGATATCCACGCCACCACGCTCGCCCTCTTGGGGCTCGATCATACGAAGGTCGTCTACATGAACAAAGGACGCCCTGAGCGAGTCGACTTGAACGAAGGCCACGTGCACACTGGAATTGTTTCGGGGGCCTAA